A region from the Acyrthosiphon pisum isolate AL4f chromosome A1, pea_aphid_22Mar2018_4r6ur, whole genome shotgun sequence genome encodes:
- the LOC100160050 gene encoding tumor suppressor candidate 3 — MYLKTILLCAFIVLNSLVESAREERPKSLDQKVQQLNDLYQKKFLVKFNGPKFKEFVKSPPRNYSVIMMFTAMASHRQCSICGHASDEFIIVANSYRYSHRLTESPLYFGIVDFDEGSDIFQMLRINTAPVFMHFPAKGKPKPLDTMDIQRVGFASEMIAKWIQERTDVQIRIFRPPNYSSTLALSILFAICSSFLYIRRNNMEMFFNKNLWGVFSVLFCLNMISGQMWNHIRGPPLMHRNQQGIITYIHNSSQGQFIVETYIIIILNTILVFGAVIMIDSYTKKTDSKTRKIMTVGGLALVVFLFSVILSIFKSKAHGYPYSFLIK, encoded by the exons atgtatttaaaaaccaTTCTTCTCTGtgcttttattgttttaaactccCTAGTCGAAAGCGCTAGGGAAGAGCGTCCTAAG AGCCTTGATCAAAAAGTACAGCAGCTAAATGAtctataccaaaaaaaatttttggttaaaTTTAATGGTCCTAAATTTAAGGAATTTGTCAAATCACCACCAAGAAACTATTCGGTTATTATGATGTTTACTGCAATGGCATCACATCGTCAATGTTCAATTTGCGg gcatGCTAGTgatgaatttataattgtagCAAATTCATATCGCTATTCCCATAGACTAACTGAAAGTCCTCTATATTTTGGAATTGTTGACTTTGATGAGGGATCTGACATTTTTCAAAtg TTGCGAATCAATACCGCTCCAGTGTTCATGCATTTTCCAGCAAAAGGTAAACCAAAACCTTTAGATACTATGGATATACAAAGAGTTGGTTTCGCATCAGAAATGATTGCAAAATGGATACAAGAAAGAACTGACGTACaa atTCGAATATTCCGACCACCAAATTATTCAAGTACATTGGCGTTATCCATCTTATTTGCAATATGctcatcatttttatatatcagacgaaataatatggaaatgtttttcaataaaaatttatggGGAGTTTTTTCTGTG TTATTTTGTCTGAACATGATTTCTGGACAAATGTGGAATCATATTAGAGGGCCACCACTAATGCATCGTAATCAGCAAGGCATTATCACATATATTCACAATTCTTCACAAGGACAGTTTATTGTTGAaacctacattataattatattga ATACAATATTGGTGTTTGGAGCTGTGATAATGATCGATTCTTATACAAAGAAAACAGATTCTAAGACACGTAAAATAATGACTGTTGGTGGTTTAGCATtggttgtatttttattcaGCGTTATTCtatctatatttaaatcaaaagcACATGGATATCCTTACag ctTTTTGATCAAATAA
- the LOC100162095 gene encoding E3 ubiquitin-protein ligase UHRF1 isoform X1 has protein sequence MYVQVRMMDTGVSVTIPTSRTTVLKEFKKLVEEKFNIKPENQRLFFAGKQLEDQYRLFDYSINVNDVIQLMVRAAVAESNSPKKSKVTINSIKETSTPCSSSTTSSTLNEDNSEESKYFKVGDYVDVKDYTYGSWFISKLIKIKKDSCAVNKPNDPKSPVENDGLVYVAEILRCPEEPPIEVQLQEIRPHAFDILPFEKLKTNDRVLMNYNVDYPQERGYWYDVLVKEIKTNRRGRDVIGDVSVGLDNAVLKNCHLMFLDDIYIVKPYQLLSERTPEDDKIIQTEPAVMRAAALYCIKCKDNLNKSCKECGCRVCGGKDNEDKQLMCDECNHPYHMECLTPPLKEMPRDDWYCPSCKNDENEIVKAGEKLKVSKKKTPESMSTSKRDWGKGMACVGRTKKCNIVPSNHFGPIPGVEVGTTWLFRVQVSEAGIHRPPVGGIHGRDNQGAFSIVLSGGYEDDVDNGDEFLYTGSGGRDLSGNKRTALQSCDQELTRYNRALALNCNAKIDSEKGATAVDWKKGKPVRVVRNYKLCKHSKYAPDLGNRYDGLYKVIKYYPETGISGFTVWRFVLRRDDPTPAPWTAQGKKRIAQLGLKLIYPENYIPAVTNDTKSKLPGSKRKRTLQDADIEDNEQCKNNDPKRNSSEREVADNPEKKSKICYELEKEAETLITADVANTKYWEDCKEYLEKGKKAFLDRVEEMFSCICCQEIVFEPITTECSHNICKGCLRRSFNADVFQCPSCRAELGKSYPMNVNVKLAKTLLFLFPGYNLDR, from the exons ATGTACGTACAAGTAAGAATGATGGACACTGGTGTGTCGGTCACAATACCCACATCCAGGACAACAGTGCTCAAAGAGTTCAAGAAACTCGTCGAAGAAAAATTCAACATCAAGCCGGAAAACCAGAGATTGTTTTTTGCCGGCAAACAA CTGGAAGACCAATACAGACTATTTGACtatagtataaatgtaaatGATGTTATTCAACTAATGGTTAGAGCAGCTGTTGCTGAATCAAACTctccaaaaaaatcaaaagtaacaataaattcaataaaagaaACATCTACTCCATGTTCTTCTTCTACCACCAGTTCAACATTGAacgaa gATAATTCTGAGGAGAGCAAATATTTTAAAGTCGGTGATTATGTTGATGTAAAAGATTATACCTACGGATCATGGTTCATTAGTAAattgatcaaaataaaaaaagacagCTGTGCAGTAAATAAACCAAATGATCCTAAAAGTCCAGTGGAAAACGATGGGCTAGTTTATGTTGCAGAGATCTTAAG atgtcCCGAAGAACCTCCCATTGAAGTTCAATTGCAAGAAATACGGCCTCATGCGTTTGATATTTTGccttttgaaaagttaaaaacaaacgATAGAGTTCTCATGAATTACAATGTTGATTACCCTCAAGAACGCGGTTATTGGTATGATGTACTGGTGAAAGAGATAAAAACTAATAGAAGAGGCCGTGACGTTATTGGAGATGTATCTGTTGGGTTAGATAATGCAGtgttaaaaaattgtcatttgaTGTTTCTcgatgatatatatatagtaaaaccCTATCAGTTACTTTCGGAGCGGACACCAGAagatgataaaattatacaaactgAACCTGCTGTCAtga gAGCGGCTGCTTTGTATTGTATCAAATGCAAAGACAATTTGAACAAATCATGTAAAGAATGTGGGTGTCGTGTTTGTGGTGGAAAAGACAATGAAGACAAACAGTTGATGTGTGATGAATGTAATCATCCTTACCATATGGAATGCCTTACGCCACCCTTAAAAGAGATGCCACGTGATGATTG gtATTGTCCGTCATGTAAAAATGATGAAAACGAAATTGTCAAAGCTGgcgaaaaattaaaagtttcgaAGAAAAAGACACCAGAATCAATGTCAACATCAAAAAGAGACTGGGGTAAGGGTATGGCATGTGTTGGGAGAACAAAAAAGTGTAATATTGTGCCATCAAACCATTTTGGTCCCATTCCTGGCGTTGAGGTTGGAACCACATGGTTATTCCGTGTACAA gtatctgAAGCTGGCATTCATCGTCCTCCTGTTGGAGGAATACACGGTAGAGACAATCAGGGTGCATTTAGCATTGTGTTAAGTGGTGGTTATGAAGATGATGTTGACAATGGTGATGAGTTCTTGTATACCGGTTCTGGTGGACGTGATTTGTCAGGAAACAAACGTACTGCTCTGCAGAGTTGTGACCAGGAATTGACacgctataatag agcTTTGGCACTCAATTGTAATGCAAAAATTGATAGTGAAAAAGGAGCTACAGCTGTGGATTGGAAAAAAGGCAAACCAGTTAGAGTCGTACGAAATTATAAACTTTGTAAACATTCCAAATATGCACCAGATTTGGGAAATCG gtacgatggtctttataaagtaataaaatattatcctgAAACTGGAATATCAGGATTCACTGTATGGCGTTTTGTTCTAAGACGCGATGATCCCACGCCAGCTCCTTGGACTGCTCAAGGCAAAAAGCGTATAGCACAATTAGGCCTTAAATTAATT TATCCTGAAAACTATATACCTGCTGTTACTAACgacacaaaatcaaaattacctGGATCTAAAAGAAAAAGAACACTACAGGACGCTGACATTGAGGACAATGAGCAGTGTAAGAATAATGATCCAAAGAGAAATTCTTCGGAAAGAGAAGTTGCTGATAAtcctgaaaaaaaatcaaaaatttgttaTGAACTCGAAAAAGAAGCAGAAACACTCATTACAGCTGATGTTgccaatacaaaatattgggAAGACTGTAAAGAGTATTTagaaaaaggaaaaaaa GCATTTTTGGATAGAGTTGAAGAAATGTTTTCTTGCATATGTTGTCAAGAAATTGTCTTTGAACCAATTACAACTGAATGTTCTCACAACATTTGTAAA GGGTGTCTTAGAAGATCATTCAATGCTGATGTGTTCCAATGTCCGTCATGTAGAGCAGAATTGGGGAAGAGTTATCCCATGAATGTTAATGTGAAATTGGCTAAAACTCTGTTGTTTTTGTTCCCAGGATATAATTTAGatcgttaa
- the LOC100162095 gene encoding E3 ubiquitin-protein ligase UHRF1 isoform X2: MVRAAVAESNSPKKSKVTINSIKETSTPCSSSTTSSTLNEDNSEESKYFKVGDYVDVKDYTYGSWFISKLIKIKKDSCAVNKPNDPKSPVENDGLVYVAEILRCPEEPPIEVQLQEIRPHAFDILPFEKLKTNDRVLMNYNVDYPQERGYWYDVLVKEIKTNRRGRDVIGDVSVGLDNAVLKNCHLMFLDDIYIVKPYQLLSERTPEDDKIIQTEPAVMRAAALYCIKCKDNLNKSCKECGCRVCGGKDNEDKQLMCDECNHPYHMECLTPPLKEMPRDDWYCPSCKNDENEIVKAGEKLKVSKKKTPESMSTSKRDWGKGMACVGRTKKCNIVPSNHFGPIPGVEVGTTWLFRVQVSEAGIHRPPVGGIHGRDNQGAFSIVLSGGYEDDVDNGDEFLYTGSGGRDLSGNKRTALQSCDQELTRYNRALALNCNAKIDSEKGATAVDWKKGKPVRVVRNYKLCKHSKYAPDLGNRYDGLYKVIKYYPETGISGFTVWRFVLRRDDPTPAPWTAQGKKRIAQLGLKLIYPENYIPAVTNDTKSKLPGSKRKRTLQDADIEDNEQCKNNDPKRNSSEREVADNPEKKSKICYELEKEAETLITADVANTKYWEDCKEYLEKGKKAFLDRVEEMFSCICCQEIVFEPITTECSHNICKGCLRRSFNADVFQCPSCRAELGKSYPMNVNVKLAKTLLFLFPGYNLDR, translated from the exons ATGGTTAGAGCAGCTGTTGCTGAATCAAACTctccaaaaaaatcaaaagtaacaataaattcaataaaagaaACATCTACTCCATGTTCTTCTTCTACCACCAGTTCAACATTGAacgaa gATAATTCTGAGGAGAGCAAATATTTTAAAGTCGGTGATTATGTTGATGTAAAAGATTATACCTACGGATCATGGTTCATTAGTAAattgatcaaaataaaaaaagacagCTGTGCAGTAAATAAACCAAATGATCCTAAAAGTCCAGTGGAAAACGATGGGCTAGTTTATGTTGCAGAGATCTTAAG atgtcCCGAAGAACCTCCCATTGAAGTTCAATTGCAAGAAATACGGCCTCATGCGTTTGATATTTTGccttttgaaaagttaaaaacaaacgATAGAGTTCTCATGAATTACAATGTTGATTACCCTCAAGAACGCGGTTATTGGTATGATGTACTGGTGAAAGAGATAAAAACTAATAGAAGAGGCCGTGACGTTATTGGAGATGTATCTGTTGGGTTAGATAATGCAGtgttaaaaaattgtcatttgaTGTTTCTcgatgatatatatatagtaaaaccCTATCAGTTACTTTCGGAGCGGACACCAGAagatgataaaattatacaaactgAACCTGCTGTCAtga gAGCGGCTGCTTTGTATTGTATCAAATGCAAAGACAATTTGAACAAATCATGTAAAGAATGTGGGTGTCGTGTTTGTGGTGGAAAAGACAATGAAGACAAACAGTTGATGTGTGATGAATGTAATCATCCTTACCATATGGAATGCCTTACGCCACCCTTAAAAGAGATGCCACGTGATGATTG gtATTGTCCGTCATGTAAAAATGATGAAAACGAAATTGTCAAAGCTGgcgaaaaattaaaagtttcgaAGAAAAAGACACCAGAATCAATGTCAACATCAAAAAGAGACTGGGGTAAGGGTATGGCATGTGTTGGGAGAACAAAAAAGTGTAATATTGTGCCATCAAACCATTTTGGTCCCATTCCTGGCGTTGAGGTTGGAACCACATGGTTATTCCGTGTACAA gtatctgAAGCTGGCATTCATCGTCCTCCTGTTGGAGGAATACACGGTAGAGACAATCAGGGTGCATTTAGCATTGTGTTAAGTGGTGGTTATGAAGATGATGTTGACAATGGTGATGAGTTCTTGTATACCGGTTCTGGTGGACGTGATTTGTCAGGAAACAAACGTACTGCTCTGCAGAGTTGTGACCAGGAATTGACacgctataatag agcTTTGGCACTCAATTGTAATGCAAAAATTGATAGTGAAAAAGGAGCTACAGCTGTGGATTGGAAAAAAGGCAAACCAGTTAGAGTCGTACGAAATTATAAACTTTGTAAACATTCCAAATATGCACCAGATTTGGGAAATCG gtacgatggtctttataaagtaataaaatattatcctgAAACTGGAATATCAGGATTCACTGTATGGCGTTTTGTTCTAAGACGCGATGATCCCACGCCAGCTCCTTGGACTGCTCAAGGCAAAAAGCGTATAGCACAATTAGGCCTTAAATTAATT TATCCTGAAAACTATATACCTGCTGTTACTAACgacacaaaatcaaaattacctGGATCTAAAAGAAAAAGAACACTACAGGACGCTGACATTGAGGACAATGAGCAGTGTAAGAATAATGATCCAAAGAGAAATTCTTCGGAAAGAGAAGTTGCTGATAAtcctgaaaaaaaatcaaaaatttgttaTGAACTCGAAAAAGAAGCAGAAACACTCATTACAGCTGATGTTgccaatacaaaatattgggAAGACTGTAAAGAGTATTTagaaaaaggaaaaaaa GCATTTTTGGATAGAGTTGAAGAAATGTTTTCTTGCATATGTTGTCAAGAAATTGTCTTTGAACCAATTACAACTGAATGTTCTCACAACATTTGTAAA GGGTGTCTTAGAAGATCATTCAATGCTGATGTGTTCCAATGTCCGTCATGTAGAGCAGAATTGGGGAAGAGTTATCCCATGAATGTTAATGTGAAATTGGCTAAAACTCTGTTGTTTTTGTTCCCAGGATATAATTTAGatcgttaa